One region of Trichosurus vulpecula isolate mTriVul1 chromosome 1, mTriVul1.pri, whole genome shotgun sequence genomic DNA includes:
- the CEBPD gene encoding CCAAT/enhancer-binding protein delta, with the protein MSTALYSLDSPACYRNWSMEPANFYETNKGGGGPGGLGASCKPGRGPPSGCEEHGGGGGGGGGAGGGGGGGGANLAELSAAAPAMYDDESAIDFSSYIDSMSSVPNLELCHDELFADLFNSNHKPDRGGGGAGSHASPGDYEYMPGHPAHPHPPAHKDFASAMASLLGAGTSASSPGALKQEPDWSDSDMSSSLLPSQIATCAQTIMNLSATGQPTPPTSPEPSGCSSSSSCSSGRSPAAPAPQPSHLGKEKSGVSGGKKSLDRFSPEYRQRRERNNIAVRKSRDKAKKRNQEMQQKLVELSSENEKLHKKIEQLTRDLSSLRQFFKQLPSSSFLQAGTASSGIDCR; encoded by the coding sequence ATGAGCACCGCGCTCTACAGCCTCGACAGCCCGGCATGCTACAGAAACTGGTCCATGGAGCCGGCCAACTTCTACGAGACCAATAAAGGCGGCGGCGGCCCCGGGGGGCTGGGAGCCTCCTGCAAGCCGGGCCGGGGCCCCCCGAGCGGCTGCGAAGAGCACGGCGGCGGCGGTGGGGGCGGAGGAGGAgcgggaggcggcggcggcgggggcggTGCTAACCTGGCGGAGCTGAGCGCGGCCGCCCCGGCCATGTACGACGACGAGAGCGCCATCGACTTCAGCTCCTACATCGACTCCATGTCCTCGGTGCCCAACCTGGAGCTGTGCCACGACGAGCTCTTCGCCGACCTCTTCAACAGCAATCACAAGCCCGACCGCGGGGGCGGCGGCGCTGGCAGCCACGCCAGCCCCGGGGACTACGAGTACATGCCTGGGCACCCCGCGCACCCCCACCCCCCGGCGCACAAGGACTTCGCCAGCGCCATGGCCAGCCTGCTGGGCGCGGGCACCAGCGCGTCCTCGCCGGGCGCCCTCAAGCAGGAGCCCGACTGGAGCGACAGCGACATGTCGTCGTCCTTGCTGCCCTCGCAGATCGCCACCTGCGCGCAGACCATCATGAACCTGTCGGCGACCGGCCAGCCCACCCCGCCCACCTCCCCGGAGCCGTCGGGCTGCAGCTCCAGCTCCAGCTGTTCCAGCGGCCGCTCCCCGGCGGCGCCGGCGCCGCAGCCGTCGCATCTGGGCAAGGAGAAGAGCGGCGTGAGCGGCGGCAAGAAGTCTCTGGACCGCTTCAGCCCCGAGTACCGGCAGCGGCGGGAGCGCAACAACATTGCGGTGCGCAAGAGCCGGGACAAGGCCAAGAAGCGCAACCAGGAGATGCAGCAGAAGCTGGTGGAGCTCTCCTCCGAGAACGAGAAGCTGCACAAGAAGATCGAGCAGCTGACCAGGGACTTATCGAGCCTGAGACAGTTTTTCAAACAGCTGCCcagttcttcctttctccaggccgGCACTGCCTCCTCGGGCATTGACTGTCGGTAA